GCAACCATGCCACCGTACCTTCAGGCATTGATTCTAGTTCTCGCATATCGGCTTGGATTTGTGACAATCGCCGCTCAATTACTGGGGCAGTGTTACCCTCAAAGCCTTGATATTGCTCATCGTAGCGGTTGTAAAAGTTTTCTTGATTGGTGGCACGGTTATTTAAGTTGCGGGTTGCCGCTTCATCGGCGCGGCGGTAAAGTTTCGCACTGCTTTGCATTCGGCGCTGTACAGTGCGGAGGTCTTTTACAGTGTCGTACTGGGTTCTAAGTTCTGGTTCTAGCTGATTTTTAGTGACTGGTAGCTTGGAAAGTCGTTGTTGTAATTGCTTTAACTTTTCGGCAGTAGAAGCGATCGCCTGATTTGTTTGTTCAATCGTGTTAATAGCACCCCTAGCAGTGTCAATTACTGGGTTGGTGTAATCATTTAACTGGTCTGATACGGTTCTAATTTGGTCGATGGCATCAGACTGCTGACGCTTGAGGCGTTGGAGTTCTAGCCATGCTTGGGAGCGTTCCGCACCGGGGGGAAGCCTAGAAACCTGGGATTCTAGAGTTTGGATTTTGGTATTAAATTCTTCTAGGTTGGTGCGGAGATTATCAGCAGTTTTTTGGGAAGTGACAGCAGCGCGTTGATTGTTGAGTTTAGTTACTCGCTGCTCTATTGCGTCAACTTTCTCATTAATTTTGGCAGCATACTTATTATTATTTTCAATCGCTCCATCAATAGTTTTGGTAGCTTTTTGAAGTTGAGCGCGGATTTGGGCGATGCTAGCGGGCGCTTGTTCAAAGTAGTTGGGCTTGGTGGGGTCAAGTAGGTTTTGGTAATTGTCCTCGACACTGGCTAACCGTCTATCCCATTCAAGTAATTGGTCTTCTACGGTAGAAACTTGCTGATTGAAACTACGAAAACCATCAACAGTATTTTGAGTGTCACTGGCTTGCTGTTTGAGTGACTTACCAAATAATTCTTTACTGTTTAACTGATCGTTGGCAGTTTTGACAGATGCTTGATTGAAGTCGTCAACACCACTCCGAATCCCTGACAGTTCTTGTTTCAAAGGATCGGTTACAATTGTTGGCACTTTTTGAGGTATTACTCGCTCCGGTGGTAATCCAGAAGTGGAGTAAGGTAACGGTGCGCGTGGTGAAATAGCATTACCAGCGCTTACATCTGGTGGTAATAAATCCTCCCCTGCCCCCCTGCCCCCCTGCCCCCCTGCCTCTCTTACTGGTACAGTTTCCTTAACTGGCGAAAATTGCCGAGGGATAACTACAGCGCGTTGCTGCATATTCTCAATGGTGCGATCGCCTATACCTTTGCCTTTAAGTCGAGTTTTTAAATCCTCAATATCTTTGAATGAACCTTTTTGCAGTTCGTTGAATATGGTTTCGGATTGCGATTTGGTCAACCCCAGATTAGCCGCCCATAACTGTGTAGGCGTGCGAATGCTTTTAGGGTCAAGTAAGGGGATAATTTGATACCCTTCTGAGAGTTGCTTTAATCGCTCAAAGGTTTTTGCTCCAATTTCGGGGACGTTTTTTAAGTCCTCAATTTTGGTAATTGCTGACTGTTCCCGGCGCTTGAGGATCGCATTTACTTGGCGGACAGTAAGCGATCGCCCTGGTAATATTTTTTGCAATTCTTCACGAGTCGCGGTATTGATGTCAAGTTGCCCTAGTAATACCAAGGGTGTTACTGTTTCCCCTACTTCCTGTTGTTGCTGCGCTTGGGGTTGCTCCGACGCTCGTTCGCGCAGCGTGCCGGAGGCAGGACTCGCTACCGCTTCGCTATCAGCAACGGGTTCAGTTACAGGGGCTTTCTCACCAATCTCAGAACGGATTTGAGCAATTGCTTCAGCAAGGGTTATACCCGCCGCCGCAGTCGTGGTCTGTCCGGCGGCTCGTGCAATGGTTTGAATAGGTGTGATTGTTTTCCCGACTAGTACAGATGCAAGAATTCCAGCAGCCGCCCATAAAATTGGGCGCGGGACTAGTTCGCGGTTTTGTACAAAGCGATCGCGATCTTTTAGTTCAGGAGATTTTTTGAGTACTGGACTTAGCACGCAGCGACATCGAGGATGAATTGCTGGAGTATTAGCCGCGATCGCTTGCCAATCATTCAACGGAATAACCAAGCCGTGACGAGAAGCGCAAATATTACACCGTCTTTCGTCAATTATTGTGTAAAATCTAACTGCTTCAACTAATCCAGACTCGCGGTAAGTCTCTAATCGTCCAGCGTTGTAAGCAAAAGTCAACTCAGTACGAGCAATGGTTTCAGCGCGTTTTGAATACCTGCCAGATTTAGTGCCTAGCCTTTCCTCAATGCGCTTGAGTAGTTCATTCCTGCTTATGGGTTGCTTGGTGTCGGGCTGTGGGGTGACTGCTGCGAGTAAGTCTTGCTGAATCTTTTTGTACTCCGAGTTTGTTACGTCTTGTGCTAACTGGTTAATCCGTCCCCTAATTGCGCTTTCGGCGGGGATGTTGCGGATTGGTCGGATTTGTACACCTGGTTTTTGTGCATCGTCAAAATAAATCAGGTTAGAGAATGAGTTAAAGTTGACTTTCCTGTTTGCGTTTTTTACCTCTGTATCGGCGTGGTTACTTCCCGTATTCCAGCCGGATAACCAGATGGAGTACAGCGATCGCTTGAGTGCAGATAGCATATATTCCTTTACTTGTAGCGGGTTTTTCTGGTTCTTTTTTAGTCGGGTATTTCCGTCATCTGCGGTCGTGGTTTGCAACAAATCTTTATCAATAAATGCTCTTGCTGCATCTAAAGGAATGTTTGCTAACAACAAAGCACCTTTGGCTTCTAAATTATCTAAATCAGCTAATACTTTCTTTTCTCCCAAAATCAATTTATCGTTGGGGAATTGGGGAGCGAAAGCACTAAAAACTGAATCAAACATAATATTTTATGACAACTATTGAAAACTCAAGTAAGCTAATTCCTTTATACGCCACAGAGTTAGCGCCGTGGTTAGATGAGCTTGATACTGATTTTGTAAGAGAACTTCCAGAAACAGGGGAGACTTACACCCTAGAAGATTTGATCAAGATGATCAAAATCTGCGTGGTAAATAAAGCGGCGATCAACTTAAAAACCATGAGAGCGGCGGCGGCGGTTGGACTTTACTCCCATAATGACCCTACCCCATATCCTACTGCGACAGGCCCGCAAACAATTCAAGAATGGATGCGCGGGAATTTTGACTCCATGAAAGGAAGTCTCCCCGCAGTAGTACGGAAGATGATTAAGCAAGCTTATAGTCTGGGAACTTCTTGCGGTGAGATTAGATGGTATAAGCGCAAAACTAGTCTGGGTTCCGAGTGGCGATTAAAGTCAATCCCTGTACTTAACCCTCTGCGGTATTCGTTCGCTGGAGTTAAGGGTAGGGTAGATCGGATTATTTACCGCCCATTGCATGATTCTTCAAAAGCTATACCCTACGCAAAGCTACTTCACATTTATTCACCATCACTTGAAGAGCCGGAAGATCCACGGGGCGATCCGGCGGCGGCTTCTGCTTTGCCATTTTACAAATCGCGGCAGATTATGTACAAGCAGTGGACGCAAGCCGGACAAAGACAGGCCACTGGATTCACAATAATCAAAGCTCCCAGCGAGAAAACAGTAACAATTTTAGGGTCTAATGGCTTACCGCTAAGAAACGACGATGGTACAATCAAAACTCAACCAGCGCTTTATGCAGCTGTTTCATCAGCCAAAAATATTGAAAATGGCAGCGTTTTCGGAACCGATAAAGAAAACGATGTGATTAATGTTCCGGGTGGTGGTGGGGAAGGATTTTTTAATCTTTCACTTACTCACTACGAAAAAATGATTTTCTATGCTTACGGCGTGCCATCAACAATTTTTAATGACACGGCATCAGGTATTGGGAATTCCGGGATTAATGCCGGACACCGACTAATACTTGATACCCAAATTGAGGATATTGTGAATGATTTAAGGGATGAGCTATTAGAAAAAATTGTACGTCCTTTGCTCATGGCTAACTTTGGCCCCAAATTTGAGGATAATTTGGGTGAGTTTAAATCAGATAAGTTCCTTGACCCGTCACTAGCGGCGACTAGAGTTAGTAATTTGACTATAGCAATGTCCTCTGGGACAATTGACGCAAACGACCTTGAAGCAACTAATAGACTGCGTGAAGATTTGGGATTGTCGCCATTTACTAAAGAACAATTTGACCAGCAGCAGCTTGCAAAACTATTGGCACAGCAAGAGCAGCAATATGGCGAAGGGTATTGATTGGAATTATGTAAAGTCGTACTAGAAGCATAGAAGCATGAGATTTTTGTGTTTTAAAAGTTGAGAAGGGGCGATCGCCCCCTAACTTGTAGGAAAAATATTATGAAATGAGAATCCTCTAAACTTAATCCATCTCTTTGGTGGCAATTAAATCTCGATGGTGGAATGCTGAATGTTTTTATTCAACACAAACCAGATGGATACTACGCCTTTATTGGCACTGGTATGCGCGTACAAGTGATGAAATTTCACACTTTACCTGAAGCCAAAGCGTGGTTGTTAAAACAGTTAAAGCTTTCACTTGATAAAATGCAATCCGAAATGCAACCGGAGATCCCTTGGCTATTGTGGGGATGCCTTGGGGGAGCTTTTGCCCTTTTAGCAACGTGGAGAATGTTAATTTTCTAGTTAATAAAATGCCTGCACCAAAATATACTCATTGGAAAAATTCACCATCAAAATATGCGGCTTGTGGTACTCCCAACCCAAGAACAGGAACTTGCGAGAAGTTGCAAGTAACTTGTCCTCGGTGTTTGAGAATTGTGGAAAGAAGCGATCGCCTCAATGCTCTGCCTCAGCAATGCTACGAGTCTGTAATTAAAAAAACTGAATCTTGGCTTGCCAAGTTGGGAAGATTTACCAGAGCATAGCCGATTGCTTTATCAAATCGATGTTATGCAAAATGCTGAAAAATTATTGTAGAGGGGCGATCGCCTATGAACAAAGATATAACTATAGTTCCCGCAGATTATCATTTTGAGATTCCTGAAGAAATTGCTAAATGTCCATACTGTGAGACAAAACTTCATGTTCAAGTGCATGGGTGGACAGAAGAAGATGACGGATGGGTTGCTGATTCGATAGAAATGGTATGCGAATCTGAGCCAGATATTGATGACGATGCGTGGGATGATTTCAATGAATCCCATAGCGAAATGCCTTATGTTTATTTGCTGCCAGTGCAAAACACAGTACAGGAGTGGATTAACAATAATTTTCGGTTTGATATGGAGCAATGAAATACGCTAAAAGTTTGCTCTACGGAATAATTGTAGATGCTGTTACTTCCGATTACCAAGATTACGCAAACTGGCAATTAAGATGCCCCAAATGCGGGGAGCCAGTTCACTTGATTGGTGCATCAGAGCGAGTTGAACACGTAAGATTAGCGCCAAAATCAAAGCAGATAGTTTTGGTAAGTAGTGCCAAA
The Nostoc punctiforme PCC 73102 genome window above contains:
- a CDS encoding phage portal protein family protein, translated to MTTIENSSKLIPLYATELAPWLDELDTDFVRELPETGETYTLEDLIKMIKICVVNKAAINLKTMRAAAAVGLYSHNDPTPYPTATGPQTIQEWMRGNFDSMKGSLPAVVRKMIKQAYSLGTSCGEIRWYKRKTSLGSEWRLKSIPVLNPLRYSFAGVKGRVDRIIYRPLHDSSKAIPYAKLLHIYSPSLEEPEDPRGDPAAASALPFYKSRQIMYKQWTQAGQRQATGFTIIKAPSEKTVTILGSNGLPLRNDDGTIKTQPALYAAVSSAKNIENGSVFGTDKENDVINVPGGGGEGFFNLSLTHYEKMIFYAYGVPSTIFNDTASGIGNSGINAGHRLILDTQIEDIVNDLRDELLEKIVRPLLMANFGPKFEDNLGEFKSDKFLDPSLAATRVSNLTIAMSSGTIDANDLEATNRLREDLGLSPFTKEQFDQQQLAKLLAQQEQQYGEGY
- a CDS encoding minor capsid protein gives rise to the protein MFDSVFSAFAPQFPNDKLILGEKKVLADLDNLEAKGALLLANIPLDAARAFIDKDLLQTTTADDGNTRLKKNQKNPLQVKEYMLSALKRSLYSIWLSGWNTGSNHADTEVKNANRKVNFNSFSNLIYFDDAQKPGVQIRPIRNIPAESAIRGRINQLAQDVTNSEYKKIQQDLLAAVTPQPDTKQPISRNELLKRIEERLGTKSGRYSKRAETIARTELTFAYNAGRLETYRESGLVEAVRFYTIIDERRCNICASRHGLVIPLNDWQAIAANTPAIHPRCRCVLSPVLKKSPELKDRDRFVQNRELVPRPILWAAAGILASVLVGKTITPIQTIARAAGQTTTAAAGITLAEAIAQIRSEIGEKAPVTEPVADSEAVASPASGTLRERASEQPQAQQQQEVGETVTPLVLLGQLDINTATREELQKILPGRSLTVRQVNAILKRREQSAITKIEDLKNVPEIGAKTFERLKQLSEGYQIIPLLDPKSIRTPTQLWAANLGLTKSQSETIFNELQKGSFKDIEDLKTRLKGKGIGDRTIENMQQRAVVIPRQFSPVKETVPVREAGGQGGRGAGEDLLPPDVSAGNAISPRAPLPYSTSGLPPERVIPQKVPTIVTDPLKQELSGIRSGVDDFNQASVKTANDQLNSKELFGKSLKQQASDTQNTVDGFRSFNQQVSTVEDQLLEWDRRLASVEDNYQNLLDPTKPNYFEQAPASIAQIRAQLQKATKTIDGAIENNNKYAAKINEKVDAIEQRVTKLNNQRAAVTSQKTADNLRTNLEEFNTKIQTLESQVSRLPPGAERSQAWLELQRLKRQQSDAIDQIRTVSDQLNDYTNPVIDTARGAINTIEQTNQAIASTAEKLKQLQQRLSKLPVTKNQLEPELRTQYDTVKDLRTVQRRMQSSAKLYRRADEAATRNLNNRATNQENFYNRYDEQYQGFEGNTAPVIERRLSQIQADMRELESMPEGTVAWLLGFNGWDTANIPRDLSLVLNGAPTTSKSLAQIRKMASDLWDKTKQIEANIEVVKRNTEFRFINSDRKVQGFDDLLKNAEDNLTYWLSTRNAALNPSNIGSSNNRLTELQREIQKAIDKKDNAALTELFRQISPDDAYGYARKTLLDMEEWSKRYQDVIGSTAKPGAIASQPITKLYDQYQQANETFLQQLGNSRVNQSQTIEQAYQDAKDIYERLRYDANRIPTFDLKGKATSAEELQKQLQATQERLKGLVNSKQFTNPAVSTNPKVVKAQQQLDALDSTSRNTFKEINDLNQEIDLLKQQGKGTTKNEIALAQKRDLFEQTRQQMKGVGEDIKDLKLGDEAYQQIQQLKSSTEEFRGAIASSQSQLATVNQQLVRLQEQQQILGGGLSQRAIKLSDEIDSLQAKRVDLVKKIGDDYRQVQEMQVQMRSLRNP